Proteins encoded in a region of the Trichosurus vulpecula isolate mTriVul1 chromosome 9, mTriVul1.pri, whole genome shotgun sequence genome:
- the C9H16orf91 gene encoding protein CCSMST1 isoform X1 → MRVASRQLTGFFLRSRRMLSLVPWASRGLIPPVGARAKNGVAEEEDELDRPIHFSSSKANPRRWTVEHSLGSDRRRPWWKVVPLSLSFVLLISWCFLRKETGIDRWLTKGLEEESPEADIDSEQPGSQAGLAART, encoded by the coding sequence atgcgGGTGGCTTCGAGGCAGCTCACTGGTTTCTTTCTCAGGAGTCGCCGGATGCTGAGCCTCGTGCCTTGGGCCTCGAGGGGCTTGATTCCTCCGGTCGGAGCCAGGGCCAAGAACGGGGTCGCAGAAGAGGAGGACGAGCTAGATCGACCCATCCACTTCTCCTCCAGCAAGGCGAATCCGCGCCGTTGGACCGTGGAGCACTCCCTGGGCAGCGATCGTCGTCGGCCCTGGTGGAAGGTCGTACCTTTGAGCCTCTCCTTTGTATTGCTGATCTCTTGGTGCTTCTTAAGGAAGGAGACCGGTATCGATCGATGGCTGACTAAAGGCTTAGAAGAGGAGTCTCCAGAAGCAGATATCGATTCCGAGCAGCCTGGAAGCCAGGCTGGCCTGGCAGCTAGGACTTGA
- the C9H16orf91 gene encoding protein CCSMST1 isoform X2: MSGSLRCRVAGSRRMLSLVPWASRGLIPPVGARAKNGVAEEEDELDRPIHFSSSKANPRRWTVEHSLGSDRRRPWWKVVPLSLSFVLLISWCFLRKETGIDRWLTKGLEEESPEADIDSEQPGSQAGLAART; encoded by the exons ATGAGTGGTTCTCTGCGTTGTAGGGTGGCGGG GAGTCGCCGGATGCTGAGCCTCGTGCCTTGGGCCTCGAGGGGCTTGATTCCTCCGGTCGGAGCCAGGGCCAAGAACGGGGTCGCAGAAGAGGAGGACGAGCTAGATCGACCCATCCACTTCTCCTCCAGCAAGGCGAATCCGCGCCGTTGGACCGTGGAGCACTCCCTGGGCAGCGATCGTCGTCGGCCCTGGTGGAAGGTCGTACCTTTGAGCCTCTCCTTTGTATTGCTGATCTCTTGGTGCTTCTTAAGGAAGGAGACCGGTATCGATCGATGGCTGACTAAAGGCTTAGAAGAGGAGTCTCCAGAAGCAGATATCGATTCCGAGCAGCCTGGAAGCCAGGCTGGCCTGGCAGCTAGGACTTGA